A region of Hydrogenimonas cancrithermarum DNA encodes the following proteins:
- a CDS encoding 16S rRNA (uracil(1498)-N(3))-methyltransferase, which yields MQFLYHPDAGLPDITIEGEAYRYIFKVRRHNEGERIALRNLTNEYLYFYRIDRVTKKEAELVLEEKEARIVMPRRRLHIGWCVVDPKTVEKSLPMLNEMGVTKISFVYCDRSQKNFKPDFERLHRILVNSSQQCGRSEMMSLETFDSAASYLEAYPKSAILDFGGASLQCETPFESILIGAEGGFCEEERKLFENRPIYGMETPLVLRSESAAIAVASLTLMR from the coding sequence ATGCAGTTTCTTTACCATCCCGATGCCGGTTTGCCCGATATCACGATCGAAGGCGAAGCCTACCGCTACATCTTCAAAGTACGCCGCCATAATGAGGGCGAACGTATCGCCTTACGCAATCTGACGAATGAATATCTCTATTTCTATCGTATCGACAGGGTGACGAAAAAAGAGGCGGAGCTCGTTTTGGAGGAAAAGGAGGCGCGCATCGTCATGCCTCGCCGACGGCTGCATATCGGATGGTGCGTCGTCGATCCGAAAACGGTCGAAAAGAGTCTTCCGATGCTCAACGAAATGGGTGTTACGAAGATCTCTTTCGTCTACTGTGACCGAAGTCAGAAAAACTTCAAGCCGGACTTCGAACGCCTTCACCGCATTCTCGTCAACTCCTCTCAGCAGTGTGGCCGTAGCGAGATGATGTCGCTCGAGACGTTCGATTCGGCCGCTTCCTATCTTGAAGCCTATCCAAAGAGTGCGATACTCGATTTCGGAGGTGCGTCTTTGCAGTGTGAAACGCCGTTCGAATCGATTCTCATCGGAGCGGAAGGGGGATTTTGCGAAGAGGAGCGAAAACTTTTCGAAAATCGGCCGATTTATGGCATGGAAACACCGCTGGTTCTAAGAAGCGAAAGTGCCGCGATAGCGGTCGCATCTCTAACGTTGATGCGATAG
- a CDS encoding molybdopterin molybdotransferase MoeA, which yields MVSITEALERIHANVKAAGTEILPIESAVGYVSAEHLHARFDLPRFDNSAMDGYAVTMADAGGIIASQPTIFAGDESDVKVRPGYGVKIMTGAVMPKGADAVIPVENTIETAEGISLPDTIKRGAHIRKKGEDITKGERILSAGETITAYALTQLASQGITHVRVFQKPRVTVFATGHELRMHYEPIEAHQIYNSNAPMFIARSLELGCDARFTGATADTMESIKAHIAAALDADLIITSGGVSVGDADFTKEAFAELGMETLFSKVDIKPGKPTSVGRIGKTWVVNLPGNPSAAAVNFEIFARSIINRLHGMQAPYIAPIVTLCAESKKIKPGKYSVLMGRFDGEGFEILEKQGPGMVSPLKEADGLIIVTPKVECLEKGQRVRMIPLRCNQTAESAVELFTSV from the coding sequence ATGGTTTCGATCACGGAAGCACTGGAGCGCATTCATGCAAATGTCAAAGCGGCGGGAACCGAAATCCTGCCTATCGAATCGGCAGTCGGATACGTCAGCGCCGAACACCTCCATGCACGATTCGATTTGCCGCGGTTCGACAACTCCGCGATGGACGGGTATGCGGTCACGATGGCGGATGCCGGGGGAATCATCGCTTCGCAACCGACCATTTTCGCCGGTGATGAGAGTGACGTAAAAGTACGTCCCGGATACGGAGTGAAGATCATGACGGGCGCCGTGATGCCCAAAGGCGCGGATGCCGTCATTCCGGTCGAGAACACGATTGAAACTGCCGAGGGCATCTCTCTTCCGGATACGATAAAACGGGGGGCACATATTCGCAAAAAGGGTGAAGACATCACGAAAGGCGAACGCATTCTCTCGGCAGGCGAAACGATTACCGCATACGCCCTCACCCAGCTTGCCAGTCAGGGTATCACCCATGTGAGGGTCTTCCAAAAACCGCGCGTTACCGTTTTCGCCACCGGCCATGAACTGCGAATGCACTACGAACCGATCGAAGCGCACCAGATCTACAACTCCAACGCCCCGATGTTCATCGCCAGATCTCTGGAGCTCGGATGCGATGCCAGATTTACGGGAGCGACTGCCGATACGATGGAGTCGATCAAAGCCCATATCGCTGCGGCACTCGATGCCGATCTCATCATCACCAGCGGCGGCGTCAGCGTAGGGGATGCCGACTTTACCAAAGAAGCGTTCGCCGAACTGGGCATGGAGACACTTTTCAGCAAGGTGGACATCAAACCGGGAAAACCGACCAGTGTCGGACGCATCGGAAAGACGTGGGTCGTCAACCTTCCAGGGAACCCCTCTGCCGCAGCCGTCAACTTCGAGATCTTCGCCCGCTCCATCATCAACCGGCTTCACGGCATGCAGGCACCCTATATCGCACCGATCGTTACCCTATGCGCTGAGAGCAAAAAGATCAAACCGGGAAAGTACAGCGTGCTGATGGGCAGATTTGACGGAGAGGGATTCGAGATTCTGGAGAAACAAGGACCGGGCATGGTCAGTCCCCTCAAAGAGGCGGACGGTCTGATCATCGTCACACCAAAGGTAGAGTGCCTCGAGAAAGGGCAGCGGGTCCGGATGATTCCGCTGCGATGCAATCAGACGGCCGAAAGCGCCGTGGAACTCTTTACTTCAGTTTAG
- a CDS encoding c-type cytochrome: MKRIALSMAVAAMVMMSGCGEKKSDSVQHEAAQPSAKVESAAVAPAVKPAEKRESAASPASQPVTESATVAKEEAAKKVEAISESVKAEAQKAPKAVEPKAEETEVKVDAAALFTKCAGCHGLKGEKHALGKSNIIAGQSKADLVKKMEGYKNGTYGGPMKGLMAGQVRSLTSGQIEALAGYIAKLK; encoded by the coding sequence ATGAAACGAATTGCATTGTCGATGGCGGTTGCCGCAATGGTGATGATGAGCGGATGCGGAGAGAAAAAAAGTGACTCTGTGCAGCATGAGGCTGCACAACCTTCGGCCAAGGTCGAATCCGCGGCAGTAGCACCTGCTGTCAAACCGGCCGAGAAGAGAGAATCGGCGGCGTCGCCTGCGTCACAACCGGTTACCGAAAGTGCCACAGTGGCGAAAGAAGAGGCTGCGAAAAAAGTGGAAGCGATCTCCGAGAGTGTGAAGGCGGAGGCGCAAAAGGCACCCAAAGCGGTTGAGCCGAAAGCCGAAGAGACAGAGGTCAAAGTCGATGCGGCCGCATTGTTCACCAAGTGTGCCGGCTGCCATGGCCTCAAAGGCGAAAAACATGCGCTCGGCAAGAGCAACATTATCGCCGGGCAGTCCAAAGCCGACCTCGTCAAAAAGATGGAGGGGTATAAAAACGGCACCTACGGCGGCCCGATGAAAGGGTTGATGGCCGGCCAGGTCCGTTCACTCACCTCCGGTCAGATCGAGGCACTCGCCGGTTATATCGCTAAACTGAAGTAA
- a CDS encoding 6-pyruvoyl trahydropterin synthase family protein → MLIRKLYKFENAHIVRQCTSRRCSRSIHGHSYKVELLFTAPSLDRGQMVYDFGLTKGMIKEFIDAFDHAITLWSGDDPAYLADMKKWSERWVELPVNPSAEQFARTIFLLVDRVLQQTEMINGESDVMLEGVIVHETETGYAKAKREDAYNSTMGPTELDRIVFSERVKAEWSNPEMFEELLAGKRFLNPDIV, encoded by the coding sequence ATGCTCATTCGTAAGCTTTACAAATTCGAGAACGCACACATTGTGCGGCAGTGTACATCGAGGCGCTGCAGTCGAAGCATTCACGGACACTCCTACAAGGTGGAGCTTCTCTTTACCGCACCCTCTCTCGATCGCGGACAGATGGTCTACGATTTCGGCCTCACGAAGGGAATGATCAAAGAGTTTATCGATGCGTTCGATCATGCTATAACGCTATGGAGCGGCGACGATCCGGCCTATCTCGCCGATATGAAAAAGTGGAGCGAGCGCTGGGTGGAGCTGCCCGTCAACCCCTCGGCGGAGCAGTTCGCCCGCACGATCTTCCTTCTCGTCGATAGAGTACTCCAGCAGACCGAGATGATCAACGGTGAATCGGATGTCATGCTCGAGGGTGTCATCGTCCATGAAACGGAAACCGGATACGCCAAAGCGAAGAGGGAGGATGCTTACAACTCCACGATGGGCCCCACCGAACTCGATAGAATTGTCTTCTCGGAACGGGTCAAGGCGGAGTGGTCCAACCCGGAGATGTTCGAGGAGCTGTTGGCCGGAAAGAGGTTTCTCAATCCGGATATCGTTTAA
- a CDS encoding 7-carboxy-7-deazaguanine synthase QueE, which translates to MIYLVEHFFSIQGEGRYSGVPSIFLRFGGCNLRCRGFGAYEIGGERIAGCDTIRAVHTKRFKHMWKSVDDEGALQSVVMQYVDRVAYRPDIILTGGEPMIYAEDPIFYETVVWMLEHGFRVTIETNATLAPPFEAYPAYRDVTFAMAVKLSNSGEPKAKRVVPGIIRRLAEEGNDSFFKFTLDSTSIEKEVEREIREICEPFENEIYCMPLGDNVRQLQANAPVVAEFCLRSGYRYSDRLHVRLWNREEKR; encoded by the coding sequence ATGATCTATCTGGTCGAACACTTTTTTTCCATTCAGGGAGAGGGGCGCTACAGCGGAGTGCCTTCCATATTTTTGCGTTTTGGCGGCTGCAATCTTCGATGTCGGGGCTTCGGGGCCTATGAGATCGGTGGGGAAAGGATTGCAGGATGCGACACGATACGCGCAGTACACACAAAGCGTTTCAAGCATATGTGGAAGAGCGTGGACGATGAGGGGGCATTGCAAAGCGTGGTCATGCAATATGTCGATAGAGTTGCATATCGCCCCGATATCATTCTGACCGGCGGAGAGCCGATGATCTATGCGGAAGATCCGATATTTTACGAAACGGTCGTATGGATGTTGGAACATGGGTTTCGCGTAACGATCGAAACCAATGCCACGCTGGCACCTCCGTTTGAAGCCTATCCTGCCTATCGTGACGTAACCTTCGCGATGGCGGTCAAGCTTTCCAATAGCGGCGAACCCAAAGCGAAGAGAGTGGTTCCCGGGATCATTCGGCGCCTGGCGGAGGAGGGGAACGACTCTTTTTTCAAGTTTACGCTCGACTCTACCTCGATAGAAAAGGAGGTCGAGCGGGAGATTCGCGAAATTTGCGAGCCGTTCGAGAATGAGATCTACTGTATGCCGCTGGGGGACAATGTGCGGCAACTGCAAGCGAACGCCCCGGTTGTGGCAGAGTTTTGCCTGCGGTCCGGCTATCGCTACAGCGACAGGCTGCATGTGCGATTGTGGAACAGAGAGGAGAAACGATGA
- the moaA gene encoding GTP 3',8-cyclase MoaA has product MLIDGHGRTVNYLRISVTERCNFRCQYCMPEKPFSWVPRENLLSFEELFSFVRVAIDEGVDKIRITGGEPLLREDLDRFVQMIHDHKPDIDLALTTNGYLLADVAERLKEVGLKRINISIDSLKPEVAAKIAQKDVLDKVLAGVEKALEVGLKVKVNMVPLKGINDDEIVDVMEYAKARGMTIRYIEYMENVHAKVGLKGLSGKEILERVKEKYVIKKVGREGSSPAFNYLTDDGYKFGVIDPHKHDFCESCNRIRLTAEGFLIPCLYFDEAMSIRDAVKAGDIEGASEVLREVLRNKPEKNRWDEENGEESTRAFYETGG; this is encoded by the coding sequence ATGTTAATAGACGGACATGGCCGAACGGTCAATTATCTTAGAATCTCCGTGACGGAACGATGTAATTTCCGTTGCCAATACTGTATGCCGGAGAAACCGTTTTCATGGGTTCCGCGTGAGAATCTTCTCAGCTTCGAAGAGCTTTTCAGCTTTGTACGCGTCGCGATCGACGAAGGGGTCGACAAGATCCGTATCACGGGAGGCGAACCGCTTCTGCGTGAAGATCTCGATCGTTTTGTTCAAATGATTCACGACCATAAACCCGATATCGATCTGGCGCTTACGACCAACGGGTATCTCCTCGCTGACGTGGCGGAGCGGCTGAAAGAGGTGGGCCTCAAGCGAATCAACATCTCCATAGACTCGCTCAAACCCGAAGTTGCGGCAAAAATAGCCCAGAAAGATGTATTGGACAAAGTACTCGCAGGTGTTGAAAAAGCACTTGAAGTTGGCTTGAAAGTGAAAGTCAACATGGTTCCCCTGAAGGGAATCAACGACGACGAGATCGTCGATGTGATGGAGTACGCCAAAGCGCGTGGCATGACGATTCGTTATATCGAATATATGGAGAACGTTCATGCCAAGGTAGGGTTGAAAGGCTTGAGCGGCAAAGAGATTCTCGAAAGGGTGAAAGAGAAGTATGTCATAAAAAAAGTGGGTCGAGAGGGAAGCAGTCCCGCGTTCAACTACCTGACGGATGACGGTTACAAGTTCGGAGTCATCGATCCGCATAAACACGATTTTTGCGAAAGCTGTAACCGTATTCGTCTTACGGCCGAGGGATTTCTAATTCCTTGCCTCTATTTTGATGAAGCTATGAGTATCCGGGATGCCGTCAAAGCCGGTGACATAGAAGGAGCGAGCGAGGTGCTTCGTGAAGTACTTCGCAACAAGCCGGAGAAAAACCGATGGGATGAAGAGAACGGCGAAGAGTCGACCCGTGCATTTTACGAAACGGGTGGGTAA